From the Oleiharenicola lentus genome, one window contains:
- a CDS encoding YecA family protein, whose amino-acid sequence MLEIADDGGFTPALRKNFKAYEVTTMADVPRNKVPPTERMPGRFEQRLPQILGTDHFRLKLIQTELERHTIDVSNLEELGKLVHAEFEYDLNNGNVRSLLGLKSLNTSSILPEDVFKVLRVLEVNSHLILTRRLKAAAVNIEAGCRSVLKTKIPPSLSSQGTLSSIEVFQDILLGKSIPDLGTLYLSKIITMRDVLEIRDGLDGIMFRQWIASSHYDKDIVQKKLLEPRIKAGFSEKAVRWIVPSALKISDSLGGSLLSKTASFLLNSFLDDWHPSVFLDQQLADKVDNKIAAHSAELERKRIIERFGKIPRNDPCPCGSGIKFKRCHGSSL is encoded by the coding sequence ATGCTTGAGATCGCAGATGATGGCGGCTTCACCCCCGCCCTTAGGAAGAACTTTAAAGCATATGAGGTCACTACGATGGCAGACGTTCCTCGCAATAAGGTTCCTCCCACCGAAAGGATGCCCGGCCGTTTCGAACAAAGGTTGCCGCAAATTCTCGGCACCGATCATTTCAGACTGAAGTTGATTCAAACCGAACTAGAGCGACACACCATTGATGTCTCAAATCTCGAAGAACTTGGCAAACTGGTGCACGCGGAATTTGAGTATGACCTGAACAACGGAAACGTGCGTAGCCTCCTAGGACTGAAGTCACTGAACACCAGTTCTATTCTTCCCGAAGATGTCTTCAAGGTTCTACGCGTCCTCGAAGTAAACTCTCATCTCATTTTGACGCGCCGATTAAAAGCGGCCGCAGTTAATATCGAAGCCGGTTGCCGTTCCGTTCTCAAAACAAAGATTCCGCCCTCCCTTTCGTCTCAAGGCACACTGAGTTCGATTGAAGTGTTTCAGGATATCTTGCTCGGCAAGAGCATCCCAGATCTTGGAACTCTGTATCTCTCCAAGATTATAACCATGCGAGACGTATTGGAGATCCGCGACGGCCTTGATGGGATTATGTTTCGACAGTGGATCGCGAGCTCTCACTACGACAAAGATATTGTGCAAAAGAAGCTTCTCGAACCGAGAATCAAAGCGGGATTCTCAGAGAAAGCAGTGCGTTGGATTGTGCCAAGCGCCTTGAAGATCAGTGATTCGCTCGGAGGCAGCCTACTCTCAAAAACGGCGAGCTTCTTACTCAATTCGTTCCTAGATGATTGGCATCCTTCCGTTTTTCTGGATCAGCAACTAGCCGATAAGGTCGACAACAAGATCGCTGCGCATTCGGCGGAGCTAGAGCGCAAGCGGATTATTGAAAGGTTTGGCAAAATACCGCGCAATGATCCATGCCCTTGCGGTAGCGGCATAAAATTCAAGCGATGCCACGGCAGCAGTCTTTGA